From Paenibacillus sp. PvR098:
GGGTGAAGCAGGATCCGATCTCCAGGGAGCAAATCGAAGAGGTGCTGGAGGCGGGGAACTGGGCCCCAAGTCATCATGGAACTGAGCCGTGGCGTTTCTTTGTCATGACGGGCAAAGGGCGGCAGGTGCTGGCTGATGCCTATGCTGATATAGTGTCGGATAAAGCTCCGCAGCTCACGAAGGAGGATTTGGAGGGATTGCGGGCGAAGCAAGCCGCCAAGGCGTTCCGCGCACCGGTCGTGATCGCTGTCGTTGTTTCGCCAACGGATGCTAAGGGTGTTATTCAAATCGAAGAATTTGCTGCAGTGCATGCCGCCGTGCAAAATATGCTCTTGACGGTACATGCTCTGGGCCTTGGAGCGATCTGGCGCTCCGGCGAACCGATGTACCACGCGCGGATGAAGCAAGCCTTCAAGCTGACCGATAAGGAAGAAATGGTCGGACTGCTGTACATGGGGATTCCGGATATGCCACAGCCGGAAGGCAAGCGGAGACCTGCAGCGGACAAAACGGTGTGGATGACGGATTGACGGACAGTACTCTGTATTCAATACAATAGAAGTGACCAGTAAACAGAAGGGCGATATCCTGTGGGGGTATCGTCTTTTTTGGTGCAGTTAGCTCATTTTTACGCAAAAAAAACCTGCTCATTCCATATTGGGAACGAACAGGGTGTCAAACTACATAACCTAAATCCACCATATCACCTCATTCATTAGATCATAAAAATGGGGGCTGGAGTATCTTCTTAATCGTTGTCTGATAATCCATGCTTATCTAATAATTTATAAGTTTCATGTCTTACCTCTACGATATAATCAATAAAAGAAGTGATAAATTTAATCATTTGAATTACCTCCTTCTATATCATTGTGAACTTCTTAATCGTGGTCTGATAACCCATGCTGGTCTAATAATCGGTAGGTTTCGGTTTTTACTTCTGCGAAATAGTCGATAAAAGAAGTGAAAAATTTAATCATTTGAAATGACCTCCTTGTAAATATTGTATCTTTATTATCTTGTATGCAACACCATTTGACAAAGCTGATATACCTCCATGAAAGCGACAATCATTGGCAATGAAAACCAATGAAAACGTAAGTCATAGTCCATAATCTTATGATTTCGAGGTTTTACGCTGTTTTTCTCCTCTTTAGGAACATGTAGCTGGAATTTGGCATGCAGGTTCAATAGTTGTTCACATTTAGAACGTTTGTTCCTGTTTTGAAAAATGTTATAATGACCAAAACCTACCTTTTCCCATCAAGTGCGGATTTTTGGTAGAATAATAGAGTTAATGTAAATGATACGGAACGGAGGAAGCGATCATGGCTTTTCGTTTTGTGCTTGGCCGTGCCGGGAGCGGGAAAACGACATTTTGTCTAAATGAAATCAAACAAAGGCTCATGGAGAAGCCGGAGGGGAGACCGCTGATATGGCTTGTGCCGGAGCAGGCGACGTTTCAGGCGGAGTATGCGCTTGTATCCGCACCTGAGCTTGGGGGAACGCTTCGGGCGCAGGTTCTTAGTTTTCGCCGGTTGGCCTGGCGGGTGATGCAAGAGGTCGGGGGCACGGCTCGTCTTCCGATTGATGAAACGGGGAAAAAGTTGCTGCTTCACCGCGTTATACATAGAAACAAGGATCGGCTGCGCCGATTTCAAGCTTCTGCGGATCAAATGGGGTTTCTGGACAATTTGAATCAACTGTTCAGCGAATTCAAGCGCTACTGTGTAACGTCTGAAGGCCTCAGCCGGTTTTATTCGGAGCGTTTCGGCTCCCTCAGTGCTTCAGGCGGTTCATTGGAGGATAAGCTGCACGATCTGCAGTTGATCTATGGCGATTTTGAAATGGAGCTGTCAAAGCTTTACTTGGACGGAGAAGATTATTTGACCTTGCTTGCCAAGCAGCTTGGCGAATCGGATTATGTACATGATGCCGAGTGCTGGGTAGACGGGTTTCACGGGTTTACGCCGCAGGAATTCGCGGTACTGGAGCAGCTTGCGCAGAGGGCAAGGAATGTGACGCTAACGCTATGTCTCGATCGGCCTTACTTGAATGGGGAAGGTCTTTATGAGCTAGATTTATTCCATCCCACGGCACGCACCATGCTGGAGCTTCAGGAGCGGCTGCGGCAGCAAGCGGTCGATGTAGCGGAGCATATTGTGCTTTCAGACTCCCCTCCTGCACGGTTTGGGGACAATCCGATGCTCGCTTATCTGGAAGCGCATTGGGGAGATCGGGTCAAGAAGCCATTCACCGACAAAGGGGAGGTTAACGGAGGTTCGTCCGTCCGGATCTCCGCAGCGGTAAGCCGAAGGGCCGAGGTGGAGGGATTAGCCCGGGATATCGTGAAGCTTGTGCGTGATGGAGGGCTGCGTTGGCGCGATATTTCCGTCTCCGTCCGAAGCGTGGAAGCTTACGGTGATCTGCTGGCCGGAACGTTCCGTGATTACGGCATCCCCCATTTCTTCGACCAGAAGCGTTCGGTGATGCATCATCCGGTGGTGGAGCTGATTCGCTCGGCACTCGAGACAGTGCTCAATTATTGGAAATATGATGCCGTTTTTCGATGCGTCAAAACAGGCTTGTTCCTGCCGTTTGCTGAGGAAAGGGACCCTCAGGGAGGGAAGCTGCGGATCGACCGTCTCGCAATGGATCAGTTGGAAAACTATGTATTGGCCTTCGGCATTCAAGGCTCCAAATGGACAGATCCGAAGGATTGGACCTACTCCAATAGAACGAACCTGGAGCAGGATGAAGCGGAAGCACGAGCTGCTGACGAGGCTTTTTTGACTAAAATCAATGCCTGTCGCAGGGCGGTAGCCGAGCCGCTTATGGAGCTGCAAAACAAGCTGCGTGAGAAAACAACGGTACAAGACCGCGTACGAGCGGTATACGAACTGCTTATCAGGCTTCAAGTGCCTGAACGGCTGGAAGCGTGGAGTCAGGCGTCACTGCGGTGCGGTGAACCGGAAAAAGCCAGGGAGCACGCACAGGTATGGGAGCGGATCATGGATGTGTTCGATCAGCTTGCCGAGCTGATGGGGGAGCAGTCCACATCACTGGACTTATTCGCGGAGTTGATCCAAACAGGGTTTGAGAGCATCAAGCTCGGTCTTGTTCCTCCGACATTGGATCAGGTGTTGATCGGGTCGATGGACCGAACCCGTTCCGGACGGGTGAAGCACATGTTTGTACTCGGGGTGAATGAAGGCGTCATGCCCGCCAAAATTACTGAAAGCGGCGTGCTGACGGAAGCGGAACGGGAGAGGCTCGGTTCGGCGGGTCTTCAGACTGCTGAAGGAAGCCGAAGACGGCTGCTTGATGAGTCGTTCTTGATCTACTGCGCGTTCTGCACTCCGTCAGACGGATTATGGCTCAGCTATCCTTTGGCCGATGAAGAAGGGAAATCGCTGCTTCCTT
This genomic window contains:
- a CDS encoding nitroreductase → MMGSMRLEEAIQGRRSVGRVKQDPISREQIEEVLEAGNWAPSHHGTEPWRFFVMTGKGRQVLADAYADIVSDKAPQLTKEDLEGLRAKQAAKAFRAPVVIAVVVSPTDAKGVIQIEEFAAVHAAVQNMLLTVHALGLGAIWRSGEPMYHARMKQAFKLTDKEEMVGLLYMGIPDMPQPEGKRRPAADKTVWMTD
- the addB gene encoding helicase-exonuclease AddAB subunit AddB, with product MAFRFVLGRAGSGKTTFCLNEIKQRLMEKPEGRPLIWLVPEQATFQAEYALVSAPELGGTLRAQVLSFRRLAWRVMQEVGGTARLPIDETGKKLLLHRVIHRNKDRLRRFQASADQMGFLDNLNQLFSEFKRYCVTSEGLSRFYSERFGSLSASGGSLEDKLHDLQLIYGDFEMELSKLYLDGEDYLTLLAKQLGESDYVHDAECWVDGFHGFTPQEFAVLEQLAQRARNVTLTLCLDRPYLNGEGLYELDLFHPTARTMLELQERLRQQAVDVAEHIVLSDSPPARFGDNPMLAYLEAHWGDRVKKPFTDKGEVNGGSSVRISAAVSRRAEVEGLARDIVKLVRDGGLRWRDISVSVRSVEAYGDLLAGTFRDYGIPHFFDQKRSVMHHPVVELIRSALETVLNYWKYDAVFRCVKTGLFLPFAEERDPQGGKLRIDRLAMDQLENYVLAFGIQGSKWTDPKDWTYSNRTNLEQDEAEARAADEAFLTKINACRRAVAEPLMELQNKLREKTTVQDRVRAVYELLIRLQVPERLEAWSQASLRCGEPEKAREHAQVWERIMDVFDQLAELMGEQSTSLDLFAELIQTGFESIKLGLVPPTLDQVLIGSMDRTRSGRVKHMFVLGVNEGVMPAKITESGVLTEAERERLGSAGLQTAEGSRRRLLDESFLIYCAFCTPSDGLWLSYPLADEEGKSLLPSDVIRQIKRLFPHTRERLLFNDPASDASSGEQLEYVAHSDKALSLLVVQLKQWMQGSPMSGVWWSVYNWFARQPEFGWKLSRMIQSLLYTNKAPALSDPTSRQLYGEHIETSVSRMERFVACPFSQFASHGLRLKERRIFRLEAPDVGQLFHAALSKFAEQVEMEGVDWGALTARESEERAALVVDALAPKLQGEILLSSKRYLYIARKLKQVISRAALMLGEHAKRGQFRPIGLEIGFGNGQPIPPLIYELNNGVRMELRGRIDRIDRADTEQGTLLRVIDYKSSAKMLNMAEVYYGLSLQMLTYLDVILTHAPIWLGKEAEPAGVLYFHVHNPILNAKNGLTVEQIDKELKKRFKMKGLLKADPEVIGLMDSSLIGASGHSELLPAALKTDGSFYKTSSVASEAQWNTVRGYVRRTIREIGTSMTDGRIDIEPYRMGQSIACTNCSYRSVCQFDTQLEGNDYKVLPPIGKDLVWELMEKQAEPKRRGSVSGFRPAASRILPLAALEIAASTEDESDALTEDELNSTSGRKENDGGET